A region from the Curtobacterium sp. MCBA15_012 genome encodes:
- a CDS encoding RluA family pseudouridine synthase, which produces MSVESRSLPVPDGLAGERVDAALAKLLGFSRSFAADVVAAGGVSVDGVTVGKSDRLHADSWLEVSWSPKEPPRIVPVEVPGMTIVHDDEDIVVVDKPVGVAAHPSPGWDGPTVPGGLAAAGFTIATSGAAERAGIVHRLDVGTSGLMVVAKTETAYTHLKRAFKERTVEKVYHALAQGHPDPSSGTIDAPIGRHPSSDWKFAVTADGKPSVTHYETLEAFRAASLLEVHLETGRTHQIRVHMAATRHPLVGDTTYGADPVLAGELGLTRQWLDAVRLGFAHPRTGEWVSFEASYPEDLQVALDRIRAASA; this is translated from the coding sequence GTGAGCGTCGAGTCCCGGTCCCTGCCCGTGCCGGACGGGCTCGCGGGCGAGCGCGTCGACGCCGCCCTCGCGAAGCTGCTCGGCTTCAGCCGGTCGTTCGCGGCCGACGTCGTCGCCGCGGGCGGCGTCAGCGTCGACGGCGTGACGGTCGGCAAGTCCGACCGGCTGCACGCCGACTCCTGGCTCGAGGTGTCGTGGTCGCCCAAGGAGCCGCCGCGGATCGTCCCGGTCGAGGTGCCGGGCATGACGATCGTCCACGACGACGAGGACATCGTCGTCGTCGACAAGCCAGTCGGTGTCGCCGCGCACCCGTCGCCCGGGTGGGACGGCCCGACCGTCCCCGGGGGGCTCGCCGCCGCGGGCTTCACGATCGCGACCTCCGGCGCCGCCGAGCGCGCGGGCATCGTGCACCGGCTCGACGTCGGGACGTCCGGGCTCATGGTCGTCGCGAAGACCGAGACCGCGTACACGCACCTGAAGCGGGCGTTCAAGGAGCGGACCGTCGAGAAGGTCTACCACGCGCTCGCGCAGGGGCACCCCGACCCGAGCTCCGGCACGATCGACGCGCCCATCGGACGGCACCCGTCGAGCGACTGGAAGTTCGCGGTCACCGCGGACGGCAAGCCGAGCGTGACGCACTACGAGACCCTCGAGGCGTTCCGAGCCGCGTCGCTGCTCGAGGTGCACCTGGAGACCGGGCGCACCCACCAGATCCGCGTGCACATGGCCGCCACCCGTCACCCGCTCGTCGGGGACACCACGTACGGCGCCGACCCGGTGCTCGCCGGGGAGCTCGGGCTGACGCGGCAGTGGCTCGACGCGGTCCGGCTCGGCTTCGCGCACCCGCGCACGGGGGAGTGGGTGTCGTTCGAGGCGTCCTACCCCGAGGACCTGCAGGTCGCGCTCGACCGGATCCGAGCCGCGTCCGCCTGA
- the lspA gene encoding signal peptidase II: MVRPAPSAKVSVRAIAALAFAAVVVVALDQGVKALVVANLPYGQPVAVLGDALQFFYVRNPGAAFSFAVNMTWVFSIVSTAVVVAIIVFARRIRSMWWALVLGMLLGGALGNLLDRLFREPGFGRGHVVDFISTPWMMPAIYNIADAFICVSMVVFVLLVVFGVNLDGTRTPSAKQQRADAAAAASSSDDDVERVAHRVADDGTAARDAAVPTTAADAADAGRASRPADRATDPRGPHDLRDALGHDAT; this comes from the coding sequence TTGGTCCGACCAGCACCATCGGCGAAGGTCAGTGTCCGCGCTATCGCGGCACTGGCCTTCGCCGCTGTCGTCGTGGTGGCGCTCGACCAGGGCGTGAAGGCCCTCGTCGTCGCGAACCTGCCGTACGGCCAGCCCGTCGCCGTCCTCGGTGACGCCCTGCAGTTCTTCTACGTGCGGAACCCCGGCGCCGCGTTCTCGTTCGCGGTCAACATGACGTGGGTGTTCTCGATCGTGTCGACGGCCGTGGTCGTGGCGATCATCGTCTTCGCGCGGCGCATCCGGTCGATGTGGTGGGCGCTCGTCCTGGGCATGCTGCTCGGCGGCGCGCTCGGCAACCTGCTCGACCGGCTCTTCCGTGAGCCCGGCTTCGGTCGCGGGCACGTGGTCGACTTCATCTCCACGCCGTGGATGATGCCGGCGATCTACAACATCGCGGACGCGTTCATCTGCGTCAGCATGGTCGTGTTCGTGCTGCTCGTCGTGTTCGGGGTCAACCTCGACGGGACGCGCACGCCGTCGGCGAAGCAGCAGCGCGCCGACGCCGCGGCCGCCGCCTCGTCGTCCGACGACGACGTCGAGCGCGTCGCGCACCGCGTCGCGGACGACGGGACCGCCGCCCGTGACGCAGCCGTCCCGACGACCGCGGCCGACGCTGCGGACGCGGGTCGCGCCTCCCGGCCGGCCGACCGCGCCACGGACCCGCGCGGGCCGCACGACCTCCGCGACGCGCTCGGACACGACGCGACGTGA
- a CDS encoding DivIVA domain-containing protein produces the protein MALTPEDVVNKRFQPTKFREGYDQDEVDDFLDEVVVELRRLTAENDELRQRLQSAESAPKLAKDEQSAPASAPEPEPTPAPVAAAPEPAPVAAAAPASSTVPADEDTEGTTNLLTLARRLHEEHVREGVEKRDALIAEGTAQAARLVSEAEAKQRQIIADTENTNRQRVQVLEQEQRQLEGKIDELRTFERDYRAQLKSYIQGQLAELDGSGSEQSGLTPAPASAQGFGN, from the coding sequence ATGGCTTTGACGCCGGAAGACGTAGTCAACAAGCGGTTCCAGCCGACGAAGTTCCGTGAGGGCTACGACCAGGACGAGGTCGACGACTTCCTGGACGAGGTCGTCGTCGAGCTCCGTCGTCTGACGGCCGAGAACGACGAGCTGCGCCAGCGCCTGCAGTCGGCCGAGTCCGCGCCGAAGCTGGCGAAGGACGAGCAGTCGGCACCGGCCTCCGCTCCGGAGCCCGAGCCCACCCCGGCCCCCGTCGCCGCAGCACCGGAGCCCGCTCCGGTCGCCGCCGCCGCGCCGGCCTCGTCGACGGTCCCCGCCGACGAGGACACCGAGGGCACCACGAACCTCCTCACGCTCGCTCGTCGTCTGCACGAGGAGCACGTCCGCGAGGGCGTCGAGAAGCGTGACGCGCTCATCGCCGAGGGCACCGCGCAGGCCGCCCGCCTGGTCTCCGAGGCCGAGGCGAAGCAGCGCCAGATCATCGCGGACACCGAGAACACCAACCGCCAGCGCGTGCAGGTGCTCGAGCAGGAGCAGCGCCAGCTCGAGGGCAAGATCGACGAGCTCCGCACGTTCGAGCGCGACTACCGTGCGCAGCTCAAGAGCTACATCCAGGGGCAGCTCGCCGAGCTCGACGGTTCGGGCTCCGAGCAGTCCGGCCTCACCCCCGCGCCGGCATCGGCGCAGGGCTTCGGCAACTGA
- a CDS encoding YggT family protein encodes MSLVFGILSFALLLYFFVMWGRFALDIVQAYNRSWRPRGGVLVLSEFVYTVTDPPIRAVRKLLPPLRMGPVALDFGWTIVMLVVIILRVIVGTLARSF; translated from the coding sequence GTGTCACTGGTCTTCGGGATCCTGTCCTTCGCCCTCCTCCTCTACTTCTTCGTGATGTGGGGCCGGTTCGCGCTCGACATCGTGCAGGCGTACAACCGGTCGTGGCGTCCCCGGGGCGGCGTGCTCGTGCTCTCGGAGTTCGTGTACACCGTGACCGACCCGCCGATCCGGGCCGTGCGCAAGCTCCTCCCGCCGTTGCGGATGGGGCCGGTCGCACTCGACTTCGGGTGGACCATCGTCATGCTCGTCGTGATCATCCTCCGGGTGATCGTCGGCACGCTCGCCCGGTCGTTCTGA
- a CDS encoding cell division protein SepF: protein MANPLKKTMVYLGLADEELYEDERQEAPAQQRQHAAPAPAAAPSVAPVQETPAPAAAPAAAPAEPKTHTHQRGAQVTPLRRSHTTAQKATPVQEMNEILTVHPREYKDAQSIAESFRDGIPVIINLSQMTETDARRMIDFASGLSLGLYGKIERVTNKVFLLSPAHVAVSGEPAEVESDIEASFFAQS from the coding sequence ATGGCCAACCCGCTCAAGAAGACGATGGTCTACCTCGGCCTCGCCGACGAGGAACTGTACGAGGACGAGCGGCAGGAAGCTCCCGCGCAGCAGCGGCAGCACGCCGCTCCCGCCCCCGCCGCAGCCCCGTCGGTGGCGCCCGTGCAGGAGACCCCGGCACCCGCGGCCGCTCCGGCAGCGGCACCCGCGGAGCCCAAGACGCACACCCACCAGCGCGGCGCCCAGGTCACCCCGCTCCGCCGCTCGCACACGACCGCACAGAAGGCGACCCCGGTCCAGGAAATGAACGAGATCCTCACCGTCCACCCGCGCGAGTACAAGGACGCCCAGTCCATCGCCGAGAGCTTCCGCGACGGGATCCCCGTCATCATCAACCTCTCGCAGATGACCGAGACCGACGCCCGTCGCATGATCGACTTCGCGTCGGGGCTGTCCCTCGGGCTGTACGGCAAGATCGAGCGCGTGACCAACAAGGTCTTCCTGCTGTCGCCCGCCCACGTCGCGGTGAGCGGCGAGCCGGCTGAGGTAGAGTCCGACATCGAGGCGTCCTTCTTCGCCCAGTCCTGA